CTCGTATCTCTCAAAGTCTACTGAGTCAATCTTGGAGCATGATCAGCACATGAGAAAAGTACCCTTTAACCTAAAAGTTGCTAGAATCAGTATCTATGCGATGGATTTGCTATACAACAATTTGACCCATTAGAGACTGTAACGGTGACTATATATTGAAGcttgaaggaagaggaagaggaagaggaagaagaggaatagGACCACCGTTGGGACTCCTGCAAGTGCAAGTGGAGTGCGTTTTTGACGTGAGACTTTGAACGTCCGAAACTTCTTGGGTCCAACAAAAAGAAAGGTCTCCATCCTCCTCTCTCGAGTAGAACCAAAAGCAAAAAGGTCATGCCTGCTCTTTCTATTTCAGTGATGATTGTATGTGACAAAGAGGATTCCTTCTGGTCTCTCGATGCAGGCTTTGTGTGTGGTGGGGGGGAAAGAACTGATCTACGGTGATCTCCACAAGTTAACCAAGTTCGATTGCCATTAAGATAGATTTTGGGTCAGGCATCGGTGGGACAAGATTGACTGTGGATCCACTGAAGCTGGGTAAAGTGATGGGCAATAATTGTGTATTTGTCATCATTTAGAACAAGAAAAGCTCATGAGATTTGCAGTGTTCTGGCTCGCTAGTGTCGTCCATGCATGCATGGCTTTATCCCAGAACATTGTGTCGAGGACCCCAGGAAGGAAGTGCTCTAAGATCCTAAATCTTGTACTGACAATGACTGAATCAATGAAAATTCTTGTAGGCATAGCTTAGCCACCATAACCTCTGCTCCTTTAATAATCATTCCTCCACAGCACAAACCAGCTTTTTTCCCAGAGTTGGCTAAAAGATTGAATGCACAGTGACATCACCCCCTTCTCCTTCCGGTTCTGGACAAGCTTGAGCACAGAAATGGTGGTAACTGCAGTGCGGTGCAAGCAGGGGTTGGATGACCCCGCTGCAAGCAAAAATGTGGCTGCCAGTTTGCCAGTGACACACCAAGGCTCATGTAAACCAACCAACCACACAATCTGTGGGCAAATCCTCTTGGTAAGGTGGTGGCCGACCATTCACTGGGGCTTGGCGCATTGCCGCAGTAGCACAGTACATTCCAAAAGATTTGGTCCTGGTGTTTCGATGCCaccctccccctctctctctccccctctctctaAGCTACCCAAGCCATCCGAATAAATGGTATCTGGTCAAGGATTACTGAAGCATCACACAGGCCTGGTCCTCCTTAAATATCGTCAGCATCGGATACTAGTGACGACACAATCATGGTTGAAGAAGCCAGCATTCTCAGACACGATGCAGGTGGATGGAAAAAGGGAGAGGATTCATTTATGAGGCCATGTATGAATCCAAGCAGCAAGATTTTCTCTGGTTAGAAGAATGTCCTTATCACTACTACTTGGTTATTTGTGCAAGCCACAGGACGAACGAGTGAGAGGAGTGGAAAGGTGACGGGGGTGGAGGAGTTGGGGATGAAGAGGCTCACATGCATCACTTTTGTGTTCCCACTAGATTCTGGGCCACGAACTGGAATTATTTTGCCCTTCCATAAATGCATTGCCCATTGGAGTGAGATCTGTGCTTTTGCCCTTTTCATTGACAGAGGAATTCTGTTCctgtctcctcctctctctctctctctctctcttcttgcggGCTTGTTCCATCCCCATCTCTTCGTTGTGCTGGTCTCTGGATATGTGGATTTGTTTGGTACTTGTGAGAACATATAAAAGGAGGGCTTGGACATGTGTGTGACTCCACCAACCTTCTTAAGGACGCTCAGTGAGTGGTGCTTCTTCTTTTCTACCCTGTTCTTCCTTGGTTCATTTCAAGTGTTCCCAAACACCATCCTTCTCTGTTTTCTGCTATCGCAGTCATGGTATTCTTTCTACACACCAAAAAGCTTAGCATATTCTGATCCTTCTCGAATTTGccttcatttttttttgttgGGAGTCACAATTATTTTCTTGTGAAAAATCACCACACATTTATTTGCGTTTGGAAGTAAAGGCTAACACAGGGGTAATCACTGCTTTTTTCTCTGTGGAAATTTCTCTATCTAAAGTTGCATGATAACTTGTTGTTTGTTGAATTCGATATGTAAAGTGGCTTCGAGTTTTCATGTCCTGTCTCCATCCCTTAAAACGCAACCAGCTACAGTGCAAGAATTGTTTCGAGCTCATTTCTCCTCCCCTCAATGGTGATCTCTCTTTTCTGCGCCAGAGTCAATGTCCTTCTTCTGCTTCTAGCTCTCTGTTCTCCATGCAAGTTCATCCAGAGTCCCATGGACTTTGGTCCCTTGAGCTTCCTCCAGAAAACAAGCACAGCTTCTGTGGACTTCGGAAGAATTCTCTTCAACTCCCCCTCGGCAGTCCTTCGACCCCAGTCCTCTGAAGACATCTCTCTCCTCCTCAGCTTCCTCTCTTCCTCATCCTTCAGCAGAGTCACAGTTGCGGCAAGAGGAGCTGGGCACTCCATCCATGGCCAAGCCCAAGCACTCGATGGCATAGTCATCGAGATGGATGCTCTCCCCTCCAATATAGAAATCCACAAGAAAGGAGAAGGGGTGGTCGGTGTCTCTTATGCTGATGTTAGTGGCGGAGCACTGTGGATTGAGCTGCTACATGAGAGCTTGAAGCATGGGCTGGCTCCAAGGTCCTGGACTGATTACCTCTATCTCAGCGTTGGTGGCACTCTCTCCATTGGTGGCATCAGTGGCCAAACATTCAAATACGGGCCTCAGATCAGCAATGTCCTTCAACTGGATGTGGTGACAGGTAACATGAAGCAGAAAAACACAGAAGACCCAAATTTCTCCTCCTCGCTCTCTTGTGATGTTAGTATCAGAGCTGACCATCGGTTCCAACTTCACTTGTTGAAGGTAAAGGAAAGCTGGTGACATGCACTCCCACCAAGAGTCCAGAGCTTTTCTTTGCAGTTCTTGGTGGGTTAGGCCAATTTGGCATCATAACGAGAGCAAGAATCCTGCTCCAAGATGCTCCAGAGAAGGTGAAAGTCCAAAATGCTCTTTGTTTTTCTCTACTTTGATATGAGATCAATTTTGATGCCGGTAAATTTGATGTTAGGTCAAGTGGGTCAGAGCCTTTTATGATGATTTCGACACCTTTACCAGTGACCAGGAGCTGCTCATCTCGATGCCTGAGTTGGTGGACTATGTCGAAGGCTTCGTAGTCCTAAATGAGCAATTCCTCCACGGCTCCTCCACTGCCTTCCCCACTCATCTAGACTTCACCCCCGAGTTCCACAGCAATGGCAGCTCCAACGTCTACTACTGCATTGAGTTTGCTGTCCATGACGACGGATCGAAGAACGCCAGCACAGAAGAGGTCAGCAGCGATTCCTCTCGTAGCTCCAAATGATCATGAACAAGCTGGGCACCAAGTTATTCTCGTTGCAGGTCGTGGAGGAGATTGCGAGGCGGATGAGTCACCTGCCATCCCACTTGTACGGTGCGGAGGTCTCCTACTACGACTTCCTCAACAGGGTTAGGATGGAGGAGATGAGCCTGAGGAGTGTTGGCTTGTGGGAAGTCCCCCACCCTTGGCTCAACATGTTCGTGCCCAAGTCTGGGATCAAAGCTTTCAGGGACTTGCTGTTGGAGAACATCTCACCAGATGAGTTCGCCGGCCCTATCCTCCTTTACCCACTTCTAAGAGACAAGTAAGGATCAGCTTTTGACCTCCTCCATCGTTCTGTCTCTTCCTTCCATCAAGCCTGCCTTCACGAAGGGCAATCACTTTGGCAACCTCATCATACATCCAATCACTTCACAAGATATCAGTATCTGTACAACAGTTACTGGATCGAAACCATGTTCTAAGGACTCCTCTAGGGTATTATGAGTTCATGTCCTTCACGTTGCATATGCGTGATGTATCATGGATGGTTCAGGTGGGACACAAACACATCGGTGGTGCTGCCGGACGCTGCCGGGGGAGCGGCGGAGGAGGACGAGCGGGTGCTGTACATCGTGGGCGTGCTCCGGTCAGCGAACCCAGCCAGCTGCACCGCCGAGTGCCTCCGCGACCTCCTCCGTCTCAACCGCGGCATCGCCGACGCCGCCTCTGCCCCCGGCATCGGCGCCAAGCAGTACATACCGCACCACCCCTCGCCGAGCCACTGGCGGGAGCACTTCGGTCGGCGCTGGGAGCGGCTGGCGGCGCGCAAGGCCCGCTTCGACCCGCTCGGCATCCTCGCCCCCGGCCACGGCATATTCCCCAGGatatcctccgcctcctcctcctcctcctcctcctcctccctgtaGCACCATCGCATATGTTCTTCCACCCTCACACAGCAAGTTCAGTGCACGTGACAAGATTACTGGAGAGGAAAAGAAGAAGCATGGAACCTGTTCCCCATTCCTCGATcttcctttttccttctttttgttctttgatctgaTATGCAAGGATTTTGGAAGAGGATACCTTCGCACCCATTAAAATTTTGGTTGGTTTACTTTACTGCAACTTGGTTTTTCGTGTACTTTTTATTGGGAAAATATTGGATGCACTCTCTGCCCTTTCTATCGTTAATATACTGCAACTTGGTTTGTGGGTTAGCTTTGTTTAAGATTTTGGTGCGTTCTTTGGGCTTTCCATCTCTGTCGGTGTCAGTGGGTGTGGGTTTCCAAGTAGATTCGGGATCATGCAGTGGGGAGTGGACAGAGAAGAAGACAAGAAACGAACATAACTAAGTCGTTGATAGACCGGACTCTGACTTACTACTACTGCGAAAGGAGGTCTCAATCAAACTGATGTTAAATGTTcgtaaatattcttaatttattatttaattctaataatttttttaactccTTCCATACAACTTTTTTTCCTtctaaaggaaaaaatatattgtataaaataataataattgaggggatataaaaaataaaataattgagagattatatttagtaaaattatattttattatttttaaaagcaGTTATATTAAGCAAGAGGTTGCCAATAACCattcttaatatttatttttgagaatttttaaatgatgcatttattttaattttttgtttcagTCACGTGCCGATCAATCGACTCACGTGCCTACTCGTAATAGGCCCATGGGCCTTCTGAAGGCCGAAACCGATGAGGAGAATAAGCGAGGGCTCGATTCGCGTTCGCTGCCGACTCCATCGATCGAATTGTTATAGCCTGCGTCGTTCTCAGAAACCCTAGACATCGCGTGAAGGGTGGCCGAAAGACACCGGAAAATTGAGGCGCTTCGTTTCTATATTTCTTTAGGGTTCGTTCTCTCCTCCTCCTGTTATGCTCAAAGATTATTCTCTTTGCTTATTTTTTGTGTTCTTTTGCTGCTTTCCTTGCACGGAAGATGGGATCTTGTTTCCCCTTTTTGGGTTCCGTGATGGTTATCTTCTCCTTTTGGCTGTTCACCTGTAGGATATTTGCCAGTTTGAAGTATGAGGACAAGAAATGCCGGTGCCGCGAAAGCTGGGGCCACCAAGAAGACGCCTACCCCGAAGAAagatgctgctgccgccgccgacgCCGCCGAGAGGACCCCGGAAGTGGCAACGAAATCTACCCCGAAATCAGGAGCCAAGACCGCGAAGGTGGCCGGAAAACAGTCCGCGAGCagagccgctgccgctgcctctgCCCCGGTCACCGTGACCCCTGATCCTAAGCAGGGTTCTGAAGGTGACATCTTGGGTTGGTTCTTTGTGTTCTTTAAACGTTAACTTTCATTTATGGAAAACTGTAAGCCCTGTTGTTTGGTTGGGACAGTTGAGGAGGCGGCTACTCCTGCAGTTGAGAAGAAACCAGCTGCAGCCTATGCAAAGAAGTCTGTCGGTGGAAAGGGGAAAACACCTCTGGCTCAGAAGGCTGCTGCAGCAGATCCTCCCAAGGTGGAGGTTGTGGAAGAGCCGGCCATAAAAGTTGAAGCCAAGGAGAGTGAggatgaggtggaggaggagaatgAGCTGAAGCATGACGTGGAAGTCGCAGATGTGAAGGACACTGGGGGTGACAATTCTGAAAAAATTGAAGAAGATCCTGCTGATGCGGGCCAGCAGATGGAGGAAGAGGTAGAGCCGGTGGAGTTTGAGGAGCCTGTTGAAGAGGAATTTATGGGTACGGAAGAGAACATAGGAGGTGTGGAAGGGGAGGAAGCTAGTGTCGggatggaaga
The DNA window shown above is from Musa acuminata AAA Group cultivar baxijiao chromosome BXJ2-4, Cavendish_Baxijiao_AAA, whole genome shotgun sequence and carries:
- the LOC135610386 gene encoding cytokinin dehydrogenase 3-like; its protein translation is MVISLFCARVNVLLLLLALCSPCKFIQSPMDFGPLSFLQKTSTASVDFGRILFNSPSAVLRPQSSEDISLLLSFLSSSSFSRVTVAARGAGHSIHGQAQALDGIVIEMDALPSNIEIHKKGEGVVGVSYADVSGGALWIELLHESLKHGLAPRSWTDYLYLSVGGTLSIGGISGQTFKYGPQISNVLQLDVVTGKGKLVTCTPTKSPELFFAVLGGLGQFGIITRARILLQDAPEKVKWVRAFYDDFDTFTSDQELLISMPELVDYVEGFVVLNEQFLHGSSTAFPTHLDFTPEFHSNGSSNVYYCIEFAVHDDGSKNASTEEVVEEIARRMSHLPSHLYGAEVSYYDFLNRVRMEEMSLRSVGLWEVPHPWLNMFVPKSGIKAFRDLLLENISPDEFAGPILLYPLLRDKWDTNTSVVLPDAAGGAAEEDERVLYIVGVLRSANPASCTAECLRDLLRLNRGIADAASAPGIGAKQYIPHHPSPSHWREHFGRRWERLAARKARFDPLGILAPGHGIFPRISSASSSSSSSSSL